Sequence from the Lysobacter capsici genome:
GAACGCGCGCGTTCGGCGTAGGCCTGCGAGTCGCCGGCCTTGCCGAGCATGCGCAGCCCGTCGCGCAGCCACTGCACCGCCGAACCGGCGACGAAGATGCTGCCCTCCAGCGCGTACTCGACCTTGCCGTCGATGCCCCAGGCGATCGTGGTCAGCAGGCCGTTGTCCGAACGCACCGCTTTCTCGCCGGTGTTCATCAGCAGGAAACAGCCGGTGCCGTAGGTGTTCTTGGCCATGCCGGCCTCGAAGCAGGCCTGGCCGAACAGCGCCGCCTGCTGATCGCCGGCGACGCCGCAGATCGGCACCGAGTTGTTGAAGAAATGACGCGCGCCGGTGTGCGCATAGACCTCGCTGCTGGAGCGGACCTCCGGCAGCATCGACGCCGGCACCCCGAGCATCTCCAGCAGTTCCGGACACCACTGGCGCTTGTGGATGTCGTACATCAGCGTGCGCGAGGCATTGCTGTAGTCGGTGACGTGGGCCTTGTTCTCCGACAGGTTCCAGATCAGCCAGGTGTCGATGGTGCCGAACAGCAGATCGCCGCGCTCGGCCTTTTCGCGCGCGCCCTCGACGTTGTCGAGAATCCACTTGACCTTGGTCCCGGAGAAATACGCATCGATCAGCAGGCCGGTGCGTTCGCGCACCATCTGCGAATAGCCGTCGGCCTTGAGCTGATCGCAGATCGCCGCGGTCTGCCGCGATTGCCAGACGATCGCGTTATGCACCGCCTGGCCGGTGTGGCGGTCCCACACCACCGTGGTCTCGCGCTGATTGGTGATGCCGATGCCGGCGATCTGCGAGGCGCTGATCTGCGCCTTGGTCATCACCTCGATCGCGGTGGTCTGCACGCTGGCGAGGATCTCGCGCGGATCGTGCTCGACCCAGCCCGGCCGCGGAAAGATCTGTTCGAACTCGCGCTGCGCCACGCCGACCACCGCGCCGCTGCGATCGAACAGCATCGCGCGCGAACTGGTGGTGCCTTGGTCGATGGCGAGGATGTATGACTTGTCCATGGGAGTCTCTCGGAATCGGGAATCAAGGGGGCCAGGATGCTGGGATTCGCTGGTCAGGAGCCGTCGCGACGAATTACGACTCCCGATTCTCGATTCCCCATTCCCGGCTTTTAGCCGTAAACAGCCACGAACGCGAACGCCCCGATCAGTGCGCCAATGATCGGCGCGACCACGGGCACCCACGCATAGCCCCAGTCCGAGCCGCCCTTGCCGGCGATCGGCAGCAGGGCGTGGGCGATGCGCGGGCCGAGATCGCGCGCGGGGTTGATCGCATAACCGGTCGGGCCGCCGAGCGACATGCCGACGACGACCACCAGCAGGCCGACGCCGAGCGGCCCCATCCCGGGCGCCAGCGAATTGGCGCCGACCGCGAGCGCGCCGAAGGTCAGGGCGAAAGTGCCGATGACTTCGGTCAGCACATTGGCCTTGGTATCGCGGATCGCCGGCGCGGTGCAGAAGATCGCGAGCTTGGCGGCGGGATCGTCGCTGACTTTCCAATGCGCGAGATAGGCGAGCCAGACCAGGGTCGCGCCGGCGAAGGCGCCGGCGATCTGCGCGACGACGAAGCCGGGCACCACCGCCCACGACAGCTTTCCGATCGCGCCCAGGGCGATGGTGAGCGCGGGATTCATGATCGCGCCGCTGGTCGGGCCGGCGATGAAGATGCCGATCAACACCGCCAGGCCCCAGGCCGCGGTGATCACCCCCCAGCCGGCGCCCTGCGCCTTGGATTTGTTCAACAGCGCGCCGGCGACCACGCCGTTGCCGAGCAGGATCAGCATGCCGGTGGCGATGAATTCGCTGAGGTATTGCGACATCGGTGTGGCCATTGCGGTGGATCTCCCTGGTGCTGGGTGGTGCTTATTGTTTTGGGTGCTGCTGGGTGGTACTGGGTAATGCGAATGCCGGTGGGTTGTTCTATTTTTCTTATCGCTTATCGCTTATCGCTTATCGCTTATCACCCGACACGCGCGAATCCCCCCAGCCCGTCATTCCCGCGAACGCGGGCTCAGCCTTACTTCGGCGCAGCCGAACATCCAGTGCCTTTCGTGCGAGAACGCATGAAGTCTTGCAGTACAAAGTCGCTGGATGTTCGGCTGCGCCGAAGTAAGGCTGAGCGCGTCTTCGTGGGAATTACGGACAATTGGTCGATACATTGGCGGGGATATTGAAACACCCGGCATTCCGGCAGGTTCGTATCGACCTGTAGGAGCGGCGCAAGCCGCGACCGCGACATCACGGTTACGACGCAATCGCGAGGTCGCGGTCGCGGCTCGCGCCGCTCCTACAGGGGATGACCGTGGCTGGCGTGGAAGCGGGTTCATGCGTCGCCAACGCGTTGCGCCACGTAGCGCTGCAAGGCTTCGCCTTGCGCCGGGCTGAAGCGCAAACCAAGCTTTGACCGGCGCCACAAAATATCCTCCGCCGTCCGCGCCCACTCGCAATCGATCAGGTAATCCACCTCGGCGCGATACAGATCCGCGCCGAAGCATTCACCCAACTCCTCCAGACGCACGCAACTCTCGACGATGCGCAACGCGCGGCTGCCGTAGTTGCGGCACAGCCGCAAGGCCAGCGCATCGGGCAGCCACGGGCGGCGCAGGCTGAAATCCTCATGGAAGGCTTCGAAGTCCGCGCCGGGCAGATCGCCGCCCGGCAGCGGCGCGTCGCCGGTCCAGGCCGCGCGCGGCGCGCCGAACAGCGGCGACAAGGTGTCGCAGGCTTCTTCGGCGAGCTTGCGCGAGGTGG
This genomic interval carries:
- the glpK gene encoding glycerol kinase GlpK; the encoded protein is MDKSYILAIDQGTTSSRAMLFDRSGAVVGVAQREFEQIFPRPGWVEHDPREILASVQTTAIEVMTKAQISASQIAGIGITNQRETTVVWDRHTGQAVHNAIVWQSRQTAAICDQLKADGYSQMVRERTGLLIDAYFSGTKVKWILDNVEGAREKAERGDLLFGTIDTWLIWNLSENKAHVTDYSNASRTLMYDIHKRQWCPELLEMLGVPASMLPEVRSSSEVYAHTGARHFFNNSVPICGVAGDQQAALFGQACFEAGMAKNTYGTGCFLLMNTGEKAVRSDNGLLTTIAWGIDGKVEYALEGSIFVAGSAVQWLRDGLRMLGKAGDSQAYAERARSTEGVYFVPAFVGLGAPYWRSDVRGAMFGLTRGTSKEHFIRAVLESLAYQTRDVLSAMQADSGIELKALRADGGAIANDFTAQFQADILNVPLNRPRVNETTALGAAYLAGLAVGFWESREQIAQQWQVERSFEPRMLADERERLYAGWKRAIEATLAFSVEHA
- a CDS encoding MIP/aquaporin family protein, whose amino-acid sequence is MATPMSQYLSEFIATGMLILLGNGVVAGALLNKSKAQGAGWGVITAAWGLAVLIGIFIAGPTSGAIMNPALTIALGAIGKLSWAVVPGFVVAQIAGAFAGATLVWLAYLAHWKVSDDPAAKLAIFCTAPAIRDTKANVLTEVIGTFALTFGALAVGANSLAPGMGPLGVGLLVVVVGMSLGGPTGYAINPARDLGPRIAHALLPIAGKGGSDWGYAWVPVVAPIIGALIGAFAFVAVYG